A single region of the Oncorhynchus kisutch isolate 150728-3 linkage group LG30, Okis_V2, whole genome shotgun sequence genome encodes:
- the LOC109875051 gene encoding E3 ubiquitin-protein ligase MARCH2-like isoform X3 encodes MKLVENPQSVQSCHQGKGAMTTSGCCHLPCSLCDYSGSTDLPKVVEEPDAGQAQYVAKVTAKDGRSLSTVVKAVGSQSNEVMCRICHEGAGGETLLSPCDCTGTLGKVHKSCLEKWLSSSNTSYCELCHTELTVERRPQPLTQWLRDPGPRSEKRTLLCDMACFLLITPLAAISGWLCLRGAQDHLNSQLQAVGLIALTIALFTIYILWTLDLSPRTMPQDYLT; translated from the exons atgaagctggttgagaatccccagagtgtgcaaagctgccatcaaggcaaagg agccatgactacatcaGGCTGCTGCCACCTGCCTTGCTCCCTGTGTGACTACTCAGGCAGCACCGACCTGCCCAAGGTGGTAGAGGAGCCAGATGCTGGCCAGGCCCAGTACGTCGCTAAGGTTACGGCCAAAGATGGTCGCTCACTCTCCACTGTTGTCAAAGCTGTGGGCTCACAGAG TAATGAAGTCATGTGTCGTATCTGCCACGAGGGGGCCGGTGGTGAGACGCTGCTCTCCCCTTGTGACTGCACAGGGACCCTGGGTAAGGTGCACAAGAGCTGCCTGGAGAAGTGGCTGTCATCCTCCAACACCAGTTACTGTGAGCTCTGCCACACAGAGCTCACTGTTGAACGGCGACCCCAGCCCCTCACACAG TGGTTGCGGGACCCGGGGCCTCGCAGTGAGAAGCGCACGCTGCTGTGCGACATGGCCTGCTTCCTGCTCATCACGCCACTGGCAGCCATCTCAGGCTGGCTGTGTCTGAGGGGAGCCCAGGACCACCTCAACAGCCAGTTGCAGGCCGTGGGACTCATTGCCCTCACCATCGCCCTCTTCACCATCTACATCCTGTGGACACTG gacctgagccctaggaccatgccccaggactacctgacatga
- the LOC109875051 gene encoding E3 ubiquitin-protein ligase MARCH2-like isoform X1 produces the protein MKLVENPQSVQSCHQGKGAMTTSGCCHLPCSLCDYSGSTDLPKVVEEPDAGQAQYVAKVTAKDGRSLSTVVKAVGSQSNEVMCRICHEGAGGETLLSPCDCTGTLGKVHKSCLEKWLSSSNTSYCELCHTELTVERRPQPLTQWLRDPGPRSEKRTLLCDMACFLLITPLAAISGWLCLRGAQDHLNSQLQAVGLIALTIALFTIYILWTLVSFRNHCQLYSEWRRTNQKVRLLMPDIKGAHSTQHSVPTKSTKKMTDETIV, from the exons atgaagctggttgagaatccccagagtgtgcaaagctgccatcaaggcaaagg agccatgactacatcaGGCTGCTGCCACCTGCCTTGCTCCCTGTGTGACTACTCAGGCAGCACCGACCTGCCCAAGGTGGTAGAGGAGCCAGATGCTGGCCAGGCCCAGTACGTCGCTAAGGTTACGGCCAAAGATGGTCGCTCACTCTCCACTGTTGTCAAAGCTGTGGGCTCACAGAG TAATGAAGTCATGTGTCGTATCTGCCACGAGGGGGCCGGTGGTGAGACGCTGCTCTCCCCTTGTGACTGCACAGGGACCCTGGGTAAGGTGCACAAGAGCTGCCTGGAGAAGTGGCTGTCATCCTCCAACACCAGTTACTGTGAGCTCTGCCACACAGAGCTCACTGTTGAACGGCGACCCCAGCCCCTCACACAG TGGTTGCGGGACCCGGGGCCTCGCAGTGAGAAGCGCACGCTGCTGTGCGACATGGCCTGCTTCCTGCTCATCACGCCACTGGCAGCCATCTCAGGCTGGCTGTGTCTGAGGGGAGCCCAGGACCACCTCAACAGCCAGTTGCAGGCCGTGGGACTCATTGCCCTCACCATCGCCCTCTTCACCATCTACATCCTGTGGACACTG GTATCATTCCGCAATCACTGTCAGTTATACTCCGAGTGGAGGAGGACCAATCAGAAAGTGCGCCTGCTAATGCCCGACATAAAAGGAGCGCACTCCACTCAACATTCCGTGCCGACGAAGTCGACCAAGAAAATGACTGACGAGACCATCGTATGA
- the LOC109875051 gene encoding E3 ubiquitin-protein ligase MARCH2-like isoform X2: MTTSGCCHLPCSLCDYSGSTDLPKVVEEPDAGQAQYVAKVTAKDGRSLSTVVKAVGSQSNEVMCRICHEGAGGETLLSPCDCTGTLGKVHKSCLEKWLSSSNTSYCELCHTELTVERRPQPLTQWLRDPGPRSEKRTLLCDMACFLLITPLAAISGWLCLRGAQDHLNSQLQAVGLIALTIALFTIYILWTLVSFRNHCQLYSEWRRTNQKVRLLMPDIKGAHSTQHSVPTKSTKKMTDETIV, from the exons atgactacatcaGGCTGCTGCCACCTGCCTTGCTCCCTGTGTGACTACTCAGGCAGCACCGACCTGCCCAAGGTGGTAGAGGAGCCAGATGCTGGCCAGGCCCAGTACGTCGCTAAGGTTACGGCCAAAGATGGTCGCTCACTCTCCACTGTTGTCAAAGCTGTGGGCTCACAGAG TAATGAAGTCATGTGTCGTATCTGCCACGAGGGGGCCGGTGGTGAGACGCTGCTCTCCCCTTGTGACTGCACAGGGACCCTGGGTAAGGTGCACAAGAGCTGCCTGGAGAAGTGGCTGTCATCCTCCAACACCAGTTACTGTGAGCTCTGCCACACAGAGCTCACTGTTGAACGGCGACCCCAGCCCCTCACACAG TGGTTGCGGGACCCGGGGCCTCGCAGTGAGAAGCGCACGCTGCTGTGCGACATGGCCTGCTTCCTGCTCATCACGCCACTGGCAGCCATCTCAGGCTGGCTGTGTCTGAGGGGAGCCCAGGACCACCTCAACAGCCAGTTGCAGGCCGTGGGACTCATTGCCCTCACCATCGCCCTCTTCACCATCTACATCCTGTGGACACTG GTATCATTCCGCAATCACTGTCAGTTATACTCCGAGTGGAGGAGGACCAATCAGAAAGTGCGCCTGCTAATGCCCGACATAAAAGGAGCGCACTCCACTCAACATTCCGTGCCGACGAAGTCGACCAAGAAAATGACTGACGAGACCATCGTATGA